From a single Osmerus eperlanus chromosome 8, fOsmEpe2.1, whole genome shotgun sequence genomic region:
- the syncrip gene encoding heterogeneous nuclear ribonucleoprotein Q isoform X1 has translation MSEDMASDHVNGNGTEEPMDTTTAVTRSEHFQTLIDAGLPQQVAEKLDDIYIEGLVAHSDLDERAIEALKEFNEEGALQVLLQFRESDLSHVQNKSAFLCGVMKTYRQREKQGTKVSDATKGPDEAKIKALLDRTSYTLDVTTGQRKYGDPPPESVYSGAQPTVGTEIFVGKIPRDLFEDELVPLFEKAGPIWDLRLMMDPLSGLNRGYAFVTFCTKEAAQEAVKLCNNNEIRPGKHIGVCISVANNRLFVGSIPKSKTKEQIVEEFAKVTEGLNDVILYHQPDDKKKNRGFCFLEYEDHKTAAQARRRLMSGKVKVWGNVVTVEWADPIEDPDPDVMAKVKVLFVRNLANSVTEEILEQTFSQFGKLERVKKLKDYAFIHFEERDGAVKALDEMNGKDLEGEHIEIVFAKPPDQKRKERKAQRQAAKAPTYDDYYYYGPPHMPPPSRGRGRGGGRGGYSYPPDYYGYEDYHDYYGYDYHNYRGGYEDPYYSYDDFQAPSRGRGGRGSRGGSPGRGQGAGAPRGRASFSQRGGGVGPGAGRGVRGARGGVQPRGRGQGKGVEDGPDLSL, from the exons ATGTCTGAAGACATGGCATCTGATCATGTTAATGGGAATGGTACAGAAGAACCGATGGATACGACTACAGCAGTCACCCGCTCTGAACACTTCCAGACTTTAATAGATGCAGGTTTACCACAACAAGTTGCTGAAAAACTAGATGACATTTACATAGAAG GACTGGTAGCGCACAGTGACCTAGATGAAAGAGCAATTGAAGCGTTGAAAGAATTTAATGAAGAAGGAGCCCTGCAAGTCCTGCTGCAGTTTAGGGAAAGTGATCTGTCACATGTTCAG AACAAAAGTGCCTTTCTCTGTGGAGTTATGAAGACTTACAGACAGAGGGAAAAGCAAGGGACAAAAGTCTCAGACGCCACAAAAGGACCAGATGAAGCTAAAATCAAA GCTCTGCTTGATAGAACCAGCTACACACTTGACGTAACAACAGGTCAGAGGAAATACGGTGACCCACCACCAGAGTCGGTGTATTCAGGGGCGCAGCCCACTGTTGGAACAGAG ATATTTGTAGGGAAGATTCCACGAGACCTGTTTGAGGACGAGCTGGTCCCACTCTTTGAGAAGGCAGGGCCTATCTGGGATCTGAGGCTGATGATGGACCCCCTCAGCGGCCTCAACAGAGGCTACGCTTTCGTCACTTTCTGCACTAAAGAGGCTGCACAGGAGGCGGTGAAACTT TGTAATAATAACGAAATTCGACCTGGAAAGCACATTGGAGTGTGTATTTCAGTAGCCAATAACAGGCTATTTGTCGGCTCCATCCCGAAAAGTAAGACGAAAGAGCAGATTGTGGAGGAATTTGCTAAAGTTACAG AGGGACTTAATGATGTCATACTGTACCATCAACCCGATGACAAAAAGAAGAACCGAGGTTTTTGCTTTCTGGAATACGAAGACCATAAAACTGCTGCCCAGGCCCGCCGTAGGCTCATGAGCGGCAAAGTGAAGGTGTGGGGGAATGTGGTCACTGTGGAATGGGCTGACCCCATAgaggacccagacccagacgtcATGGCCAAG GTCAAAGTTTTGTTTGTCCGCAACCTCGCGAACAGTGTTACTGAAGAAATACTTGAACAAACCTTCAGCCAGTTTGGGAAGCTGGAGCGAGTGAAGAAACTTAAAGATTATGCCTTTATTCACTTTGAGGAAAGGGATGGTGCAGTCAAG GCATTAGATGAAATGAATGGCAAAGATCTGGAGGGAGAACACATAGAAATTGTGTTTGCCAAGCCCCCTGATCAGAAGAGGAAAGAACGCAAAGCCCAGAGACAAGCAGCCAAAGCACCAAC ATATGATGATTACTATTACTATGGTCCTCCTCacatgccccctccctccagggggcgtggtagaggtggtgggaggggcgGGTACTCTTACCCCCCCGACTACTACGGCTATGAGGATTACCATGATTACTATGGGTATGATTATCACAACTACCGCGGTGGATACGAGGACCCCTACTACAGCTACGACGACTTTCAGGCccccagcagagggagagggggcagagggtcCCGGGGGGGCTCCCCAGGCCGGGGCCAGGGTGCGGGCGCTCCCCGTGGCAGGGCCAGCTTTTCCCAGCGAGGAGGCGGAGTGGGTCCAGGAGCAGGCAGAGGCGTgcgaggggccagaggaggcgTGCAGCCCAGAGGCCGCGGG CAGGGAAAAGGGGTCGAAGATGGTCCTGATCTGTCCCTATGA
- the syncrip gene encoding heterogeneous nuclear ribonucleoprotein Q isoform X2, which produces MSEDMASDHVNGNGTEEPMDTTTAVTRSEHFQTLIDAGLPQQVAEKLDDIYIEGLVAHSDLDERAIEALKEFNEEGALQVLLQFRESDLSHVQNKSAFLCGVMKTYRQREKQGTKVSDATKGPDEAKIKALLDRTSYTLDVTTGQRKYGDPPPESVYSGAQPTVGTEIFVGKIPRDLFEDELVPLFEKAGPIWDLRLMMDPLSGLNRGYAFVTFCTKEAAQEAVKLCNNNEIRPGKHIGVCISVANNRLFVGSIPKSKTKEQIVEEFAKVTEGLNDVILYHQPDDKKKNRGFCFLEYEDHKTAAQARRRLMSGKVKVWGNVVTVEWADPIEDPDPDVMAKVKVLFVRNLANSVTEEILEQTFSQFGKLERVKKLKDYAFIHFEERDGAVKALDEMNGKDLEGEHIEIVFAKPPDQKRKERKAQRQAAKAPTYDDYYYYGPPHMPPPSRGRGRGGGRGGYSYPPDYYGYEDYHDYYGYDYHNYRGGYEDPYYSYDDFQAPSRGRGGRGSRGGSPGRGQGAGAPRGRASFSQRGGGVGPGAGRGVRGARGGVQPRGRGGKGVEDGPDLSL; this is translated from the exons ATGTCTGAAGACATGGCATCTGATCATGTTAATGGGAATGGTACAGAAGAACCGATGGATACGACTACAGCAGTCACCCGCTCTGAACACTTCCAGACTTTAATAGATGCAGGTTTACCACAACAAGTTGCTGAAAAACTAGATGACATTTACATAGAAG GACTGGTAGCGCACAGTGACCTAGATGAAAGAGCAATTGAAGCGTTGAAAGAATTTAATGAAGAAGGAGCCCTGCAAGTCCTGCTGCAGTTTAGGGAAAGTGATCTGTCACATGTTCAG AACAAAAGTGCCTTTCTCTGTGGAGTTATGAAGACTTACAGACAGAGGGAAAAGCAAGGGACAAAAGTCTCAGACGCCACAAAAGGACCAGATGAAGCTAAAATCAAA GCTCTGCTTGATAGAACCAGCTACACACTTGACGTAACAACAGGTCAGAGGAAATACGGTGACCCACCACCAGAGTCGGTGTATTCAGGGGCGCAGCCCACTGTTGGAACAGAG ATATTTGTAGGGAAGATTCCACGAGACCTGTTTGAGGACGAGCTGGTCCCACTCTTTGAGAAGGCAGGGCCTATCTGGGATCTGAGGCTGATGATGGACCCCCTCAGCGGCCTCAACAGAGGCTACGCTTTCGTCACTTTCTGCACTAAAGAGGCTGCACAGGAGGCGGTGAAACTT TGTAATAATAACGAAATTCGACCTGGAAAGCACATTGGAGTGTGTATTTCAGTAGCCAATAACAGGCTATTTGTCGGCTCCATCCCGAAAAGTAAGACGAAAGAGCAGATTGTGGAGGAATTTGCTAAAGTTACAG AGGGACTTAATGATGTCATACTGTACCATCAACCCGATGACAAAAAGAAGAACCGAGGTTTTTGCTTTCTGGAATACGAAGACCATAAAACTGCTGCCCAGGCCCGCCGTAGGCTCATGAGCGGCAAAGTGAAGGTGTGGGGGAATGTGGTCACTGTGGAATGGGCTGACCCCATAgaggacccagacccagacgtcATGGCCAAG GTCAAAGTTTTGTTTGTCCGCAACCTCGCGAACAGTGTTACTGAAGAAATACTTGAACAAACCTTCAGCCAGTTTGGGAAGCTGGAGCGAGTGAAGAAACTTAAAGATTATGCCTTTATTCACTTTGAGGAAAGGGATGGTGCAGTCAAG GCATTAGATGAAATGAATGGCAAAGATCTGGAGGGAGAACACATAGAAATTGTGTTTGCCAAGCCCCCTGATCAGAAGAGGAAAGAACGCAAAGCCCAGAGACAAGCAGCCAAAGCACCAAC ATATGATGATTACTATTACTATGGTCCTCCTCacatgccccctccctccagggggcgtggtagaggtggtgggaggggcgGGTACTCTTACCCCCCCGACTACTACGGCTATGAGGATTACCATGATTACTATGGGTATGATTATCACAACTACCGCGGTGGATACGAGGACCCCTACTACAGCTACGACGACTTTCAGGCccccagcagagggagagggggcagagggtcCCGGGGGGGCTCCCCAGGCCGGGGCCAGGGTGCGGGCGCTCCCCGTGGCAGGGCCAGCTTTTCCCAGCGAGGAGGCGGAGTGGGTCCAGGAGCAGGCAGAGGCGTgcgaggggccagaggaggcgTGCAGCCCAGAGGCCGCGGG GGAAAAGGGGTCGAAGATGGTCCTGATCTGTCCCTATGA